One Deltaproteobacteria bacterium genomic region harbors:
- a CDS encoding SDR family oxidoreductase, whose amino-acid sequence MSTGRFTDRVLFITGAGSGLARATARLFAAEGARVFAVDVNPDGLAETILAIRLAGGSAEGATCDVADMASVRDAVERTVALFGGLHILVNAAAVGRSARLEEIDPAEWARVLAVNLTGPFNTVKTALPHLLAARGTIVNVASSAAMRGQAYAAHYAASKAGLVNFTRSIALEFASRGLRANCLAPAGIMSPFIKNFIPRPDFEPSLVAYYSPPVPHQMSKPEDMARTIAFLASDETPMITGATLVADWGTLA is encoded by the coding sequence ATGTCAACCGGACGCTTCACGGATCGCGTGCTGTTCATCACCGGAGCCGGCTCGGGCCTCGCGCGGGCGACGGCCAGGCTCTTCGCGGCCGAGGGCGCCAGGGTGTTCGCGGTCGACGTGAACCCCGACGGGCTCGCCGAGACGATCCTCGCCATCCGCCTGGCGGGCGGCTCGGCGGAAGGCGCGACCTGCGACGTGGCCGACATGGCGTCCGTGCGCGACGCCGTCGAGCGCACGGTCGCGCTGTTCGGGGGCCTCCACATCCTGGTGAACGCCGCCGCCGTCGGGCGGAGCGCGCGGCTCGAGGAGATCGACCCGGCGGAATGGGCGCGCGTCCTCGCCGTGAACCTGACCGGGCCGTTCAACACCGTGAAGACGGCGCTGCCGCATCTCCTCGCGGCGCGCGGGACGATCGTCAACGTCGCCTCCTCGGCCGCCATGCGCGGACAGGCGTATGCCGCGCACTACGCGGCCTCGAAGGCGGGGCTCGTCAACTTCACGCGCTCGATCGCGCTCGAGTTCGCGAGCCGCGGGCTGCGCGCCAACTGCCTCGCGCCGGCGGGGATCATGTCGCCGTTCATCAAGAACTTCATCCCGCGCCCCGACTTCGAGCCATCGCTCGTCGCCTACTACTCGCCGCCCGTGCCGCACCAGATGTCGAAGCCCGAGGACATGGCCAGGACGATCGCATTCCTCGCCTCGGACGAGACGCCGATGATCACCGGGGCGACGCTGGTGGCCGACTGGGGGACGCTCGCGTAG
- a CDS encoding Zn-dependent alcohol dehydrogenase, with amino-acid sequence MRAAVLRAAGRPVTIEEVGVRDPGPGEVRVAIRAAGLCHSDLSVIDGAIPYPTPVVLGHEGAGVVDAVGAGVTAVEEGDTVVLSTLAHCGRCPACEVGRPTECRNAPSPKDARPFTLDGEPAYQFANASAFANWTVVREQSAIAIDARVPFDRAALIGCGIMTGVGAVLNRARVETGASMAVFGLGGIGLSCVQGGVLAGAARIIAVDVVPAKLELARRLGATHAIDATKDDPVPAVRDLTRGGADYTFEAVGSLTVIRQALDALGAGGALTIVGVPKIGSTFDFVVHALYQNKAILGCRYGTARPRRDFPMLADLYLGGRLKIDELITRRYALDEFAAALDDLRGGRLARGVFSLGGSAHG; translated from the coding sequence ATGAGGGCAGCCGTCCTCCGCGCCGCCGGCCGGCCGGTCACCATCGAGGAGGTCGGCGTCCGCGATCCGGGACCCGGCGAGGTCCGGGTGGCGATCCGCGCCGCCGGCCTCTGCCATTCGGACCTGAGCGTGATCGACGGCGCGATCCCCTACCCCACCCCCGTCGTCCTCGGCCACGAGGGCGCCGGTGTGGTGGATGCCGTCGGCGCGGGTGTCACCGCTGTCGAGGAGGGCGACACGGTCGTGCTCTCCACGCTCGCCCACTGCGGCCGCTGCCCCGCCTGCGAGGTCGGACGCCCGACCGAATGCCGGAATGCCCCCAGTCCCAAGGACGCCCGGCCCTTCACGCTGGACGGCGAGCCCGCGTATCAGTTTGCGAACGCGTCAGCGTTCGCAAACTGGACCGTCGTTCGCGAGCAGAGCGCGATCGCGATCGACGCCCGCGTGCCGTTCGACCGCGCGGCGCTGATCGGCTGCGGCATCATGACGGGGGTAGGTGCGGTGCTCAATCGGGCGCGCGTCGAGACCGGCGCCTCGATGGCCGTCTTCGGCCTCGGCGGCATCGGCCTCTCCTGCGTGCAGGGCGGCGTGCTCGCGGGCGCGGCCAGGATCATCGCCGTCGACGTCGTGCCCGCGAAGCTCGAGCTGGCGCGTCGTCTCGGCGCCACGCACGCGATCGACGCGACGAAGGACGACCCCGTCCCCGCGGTCCGCGACTTGACGCGCGGGGGCGCCGACTACACCTTCGAGGCGGTCGGCAGCCTCACCGTCATCCGCCAGGCGCTCGACGCGCTCGGTGCGGGCGGCGCGCTCACCATCGTCGGCGTGCCGAAGATCGGCTCGACGTTCGACTTCGTGGTCCACGCCCTCTACCAGAACAAGGCGATCCTCGGCTGCCGCTACGGCACCGCCCGGCCGCGCCGCGATTTCCCGATGCTCGCCGACCTCTACCTCGGCGGCCGGCTCAAGATCGACGAGCTCATCACGCGCCGCTACGCGCTCGACGAGTTCGCCGCCGCGCTCGACGACCTGCGCGGCGGGCGGCTCGCGCGCGGCGTCTTCTCCCTCGGAGGCAGCGCCCATGGGTAA
- a CDS encoding LLM class flavin-dependent oxidoreductase, whose amino-acid sequence MPPRLPSPGPIDKSDFRMLIRTDEYPIQGGRFMEFGIFSQMHVPPWDDEHSRYLRELEVSLAVEAAGFKYDWSPEHHFLKNYSHQPAPEVYLSWVAARTKRIHVGTAIVNITAAVNHPARVAERIAVMDHLSEGRVEFGTGRGSSSAEWAGFAIPSAAETKPMWRESLEQIPRMWRDEPYAFEGRYFRMPERNVLPKPYSKPHPPIWVACSSPPTFIEAGELGLGSLCFTFGTPAEIAEHVRNYKEAIKRCTNPIGEYVNDNIAVTTNMFCLEDGDKARHLYSRARVEAFTEFFFGWLDSIPRPKGFPREGPIKVPPSTPEELRAGLAVGGRQIGAPEEIVRVIEMYEALGVDQLIYAPLTLTLDQKYVLESIETFGRHVLPRFDQDPMHRTTRQREAALKAKAA is encoded by the coding sequence ATGCCCCCCCGTCTACCATCGCCGGGTCCGATTGACAAGTCGGATTTCCGAATGCTAATTCGGACTGACGAATACCCGATCCAGGGAGGGCGTTTCATGGAGTTCGGGATCTTCTCGCAGATGCACGTCCCGCCGTGGGACGACGAGCACTCACGTTACCTCCGCGAGCTCGAGGTCTCGCTCGCGGTCGAGGCGGCGGGCTTCAAGTACGACTGGTCGCCGGAGCACCACTTCCTGAAGAACTACTCCCACCAGCCGGCGCCCGAGGTGTACCTCTCCTGGGTCGCGGCGCGCACGAAGCGCATTCACGTCGGCACGGCGATCGTCAACATCACGGCGGCGGTGAACCACCCGGCGCGCGTCGCCGAGCGCATCGCGGTCATGGACCACCTCTCCGAGGGCCGGGTCGAGTTCGGCACCGGCCGCGGCTCGTCGTCGGCGGAGTGGGCGGGCTTCGCCATCCCGTCGGCGGCCGAGACCAAGCCCATGTGGCGCGAGTCGCTCGAGCAGATCCCCCGCATGTGGCGCGACGAGCCCTACGCGTTCGAGGGGAGGTACTTCCGCATGCCGGAGCGGAACGTGCTCCCCAAGCCCTACTCCAAGCCCCACCCGCCCATCTGGGTCGCCTGCTCGAGCCCGCCCACCTTCATCGAGGCAGGGGAGCTCGGCCTGGGCTCGCTCTGCTTCACCTTCGGCACGCCGGCCGAGATCGCCGAGCACGTGCGCAACTACAAGGAGGCGATCAAGCGCTGCACGAACCCGATCGGCGAGTACGTCAACGACAACATCGCCGTCACCACCAACATGTTCTGTCTCGAGGACGGCGACAAGGCGCGCCACCTCTACTCCAGGGCGCGCGTGGAGGCGTTCACCGAATTCTTCTTCGGCTGGCTCGACTCCATCCCGCGCCCCAAGGGCTTCCCCCGGGAGGGGCCGATCAAGGTGCCGCCGAGCACGCCCGAGGAGCTCCGGGCGGGGCTCGCCGTGGGTGGCCGCCAGATCGGCGCGCCCGAGGAGATCGTACGAGTGATCGAGATGTACGAGGCGCTCGGCGTGGACCAGCTCATCTACGCGCCCTTGACCCTCACCCTGGACCAGAAGTACGTGCTCGAGTCGATCGAGACCTTCGGCAGGCACGTGCTCCCGAGGTTCGACCAGGACCCGATGCACCGCACGACGCGCCAGCGCGAGGCGGCGCTCAAGGCGAAGGCAGCGTGA
- a CDS encoding peroxiredoxin: MATIQEGKAAPAFTLRDAQGKSVSLADFAGRHVILYFYPKDDTPGCTKEACGFRDAWKEIGKLDAVVLGVSADGEASHQKFIAKHKLPFPLLSDPERKVMKTYGAYGEKTMYGRKTVGVIRSTVWIGPDGKVRKHWARVSDAAAHPEQVLAALRAE; the protein is encoded by the coding sequence ATGGCGACCATCCAGGAAGGGAAGGCAGCCCCCGCCTTCACGCTCAGGGACGCGCAGGGAAAGTCGGTCTCGCTCGCGGACTTCGCCGGCAGGCACGTCATCCTCTACTTCTATCCCAAGGACGACACGCCCGGCTGTACCAAGGAGGCGTGCGGCTTCCGCGACGCCTGGAAGGAGATCGGGAAGCTCGACGCCGTCGTGCTCGGCGTCTCCGCCGACGGCGAGGCCTCGCACCAGAAGTTCATCGCCAAGCACAAGCTCCCGTTCCCGCTCCTCTCCGACCCCGAGCGCAAGGTCATGAAGACCTACGGCGCCTACGGGGAGAAGACGATGTACGGCAGGAAGACCGTCGGCGTCATCCGCTCGACGGTGTGGATCGGGCCCGACGGGAAGGTGCGCAAGCACTGGGCGCGGGTCAGCGATGCGGCGGCGCATCCCGAGCAGGTGCTGGCGGCGCTGCGGGCCGAGTAG
- a CDS encoding aldehyde dehydrogenase family protein, with protein MSVPVVDQILIGGEWVRAAGGTYAVIDPATEELAGHAPECSVEQVRAAARAARAAFERGPWRAMSGAERAARLAEAAERFAREAPGLVDLTIAETGAVRPVAETQQVGAVAVRLARAAELAAIPADEPLPARGSAHGLVAREPVGVVACITPFNFPMTSCAGKIGPALACGNTLVVKPAPADPLGVAALCRIVAAVLPPGVLNFVAGQGPEIGEALVLAPEVDMISFTGSSAVGARIQEAVAPRMKRVLLELGGKSPSIVFADADPAKALAGAMQPWTFHTGQACIAGTRLLVEQSISDDFTARLAAAGRALRVGDPREPGTVVGPLVSAAQRARVERYIAQGLAEGATLACGGRRPPHLARGYYVEPTLFTGVRNDMVIAREEIFGPVISAIPFRDEADAIALANDSDYGLYGYVWTRDAERALRVARALRTGTVQVNGSPLNPDAPFGGYRRSGIGRDGGRWALAAYSELKYIGWTA; from the coding sequence GTGAGCGTCCCCGTCGTCGACCAGATCCTGATCGGCGGCGAGTGGGTGCGCGCCGCGGGGGGGACGTACGCGGTGATCGACCCGGCGACCGAGGAGCTCGCCGGCCACGCGCCGGAGTGCTCGGTCGAGCAGGTGCGCGCCGCGGCGCGGGCCGCGCGCGCGGCCTTCGAGCGCGGCCCGTGGCGCGCCATGAGCGGCGCCGAGCGCGCCGCGCGCCTCGCCGAGGCCGCGGAGCGCTTCGCGCGCGAGGCCCCGGGCCTGGTCGATCTCACCATCGCCGAGACGGGCGCCGTCCGTCCCGTCGCCGAGACGCAGCAGGTGGGCGCGGTGGCCGTGCGCCTCGCGCGCGCCGCCGAGCTCGCCGCCATCCCCGCCGATGAGCCCCTGCCCGCCCGCGGCAGCGCCCACGGCCTCGTCGCGCGCGAGCCGGTCGGCGTGGTCGCCTGCATCACGCCCTTCAACTTCCCGATGACGAGCTGCGCCGGGAAGATCGGTCCCGCCCTCGCCTGCGGCAACACGCTGGTGGTGAAGCCCGCGCCCGCCGACCCGCTCGGCGTGGCGGCGCTCTGCCGGATCGTGGCCGCAGTTCTGCCGCCCGGCGTCCTCAACTTCGTCGCCGGCCAGGGCCCCGAGATCGGCGAGGCGCTCGTGCTCGCGCCCGAGGTCGACATGATCTCGTTCACGGGCAGCTCGGCCGTCGGCGCGCGCATCCAGGAGGCGGTCGCGCCCCGCATGAAGCGCGTGCTCCTCGAGCTGGGCGGCAAGTCGCCCAGCATCGTCTTCGCCGACGCCGACCCGGCGAAGGCGCTCGCGGGCGCGATGCAGCCGTGGACGTTCCACACGGGGCAGGCGTGCATCGCCGGCACGCGCCTCCTCGTCGAGCAGTCGATCTCCGACGACTTCACGGCGCGGCTCGCCGCAGCCGGCCGTGCGCTCCGCGTCGGGGACCCGCGCGAGCCGGGCACGGTGGTGGGCCCCCTCGTCTCGGCGGCGCAGCGCGCGCGCGTCGAGCGCTACATCGCGCAGGGCCTGGCCGAGGGGGCGACGCTCGCCTGCGGTGGGAGGCGCCCGCCGCACCTCGCGCGCGGCTACTACGTCGAGCCGACGCTCTTCACCGGCGTGCGCAACGACATGGTCATCGCGCGGGAGGAGATCTTCGGCCCGGTGATCAGCGCCATCCCGTTCCGCGACGAGGCCGACGCGATCGCCCTCGCCAACGACTCGGACTACGGCCTCTACGGCTACGTGTGGACGCGCGACGCCGAGCGCGCGCTCAGGGTGGCGCGCGCGCTCCGCACCGGGACGGTGCAGGTGAACGGCAGCCCGCTCAACCCCGACGCGCCCTTCGGGGGCTACCGGCGCTCCGGCATCGGCCGCGACGGCGGGCGCTGGGCGCTCGCGGCGTACAGCGAGCTCAAGTACATCGGCTGGACGGCATAG
- a CDS encoding amidohydrolase — MGKFGHFVIDADGHGGEPADWQERLPREFQPHMAARRERIKQQFANLPGVGVKETRGTARVDSLSRPGMTDPESRLADMDLEGIDVTVMFPGGAGEEWAGLDRGFAIALCRTLNDARAEFCRYAPARLKSVAKLPMIDPEAAAAELGRAVTQLGMVGMVTPQHIRERNLDHPSFDVVWREAERLGVPVCVHGGGQAIDQVPIGVDRWSTRLEVHAFTHPVGQMIAVMAFTVGGILHRFPKLRVAFLEAGVGWLPFWLERLDEHWELTPEQAPRIDRKPSEYFLSGRCCIGCDPDERGIPWVVQSLGEDVVVYASDYHHWDCKFPDTVKIITERTDLSDASKRRILEANPRRLYAIA; from the coding sequence ATGGGTAAGTTCGGCCACTTCGTGATCGATGCCGACGGCCACGGCGGCGAGCCCGCCGACTGGCAGGAGCGCCTGCCGCGCGAGTTCCAGCCGCACATGGCGGCCCGGCGCGAGCGCATCAAGCAGCAGTTCGCGAACCTGCCCGGGGTCGGCGTCAAGGAGACGCGCGGCACGGCGCGCGTCGACAGCCTCTCGCGGCCCGGCATGACGGATCCCGAGAGCCGGCTCGCCGACATGGACCTCGAAGGCATCGACGTGACCGTCATGTTCCCCGGCGGTGCGGGCGAGGAGTGGGCGGGCCTCGACCGCGGCTTCGCGATCGCGCTCTGCCGGACGCTGAACGACGCGCGCGCCGAGTTCTGCCGCTACGCGCCGGCGCGCCTCAAGTCGGTCGCCAAGCTCCCCATGATCGACCCCGAGGCGGCGGCCGCCGAGCTGGGCCGCGCCGTCACCCAGCTCGGCATGGTCGGCATGGTGACGCCGCAGCACATCCGCGAGCGGAACCTCGATCACCCGAGCTTCGACGTGGTGTGGCGCGAGGCCGAACGCCTCGGCGTCCCGGTCTGCGTCCACGGCGGCGGGCAGGCGATCGACCAGGTGCCGATCGGCGTCGACCGGTGGAGCACCCGGCTCGAGGTGCACGCCTTCACGCACCCGGTCGGGCAGATGATCGCGGTCATGGCCTTCACGGTGGGCGGCATCCTGCACCGCTTCCCCAAGCTCCGCGTCGCCTTCCTCGAGGCCGGCGTCGGCTGGCTCCCCTTCTGGCTCGAACGCCTCGACGAGCACTGGGAGCTCACCCCCGAGCAGGCGCCGCGCATCGACCGCAAGCCGAGCGAGTACTTCCTCTCCGGCCGCTGCTGCATCGGCTGCGATCCCGACGAGCGGGGCATCCCGTGGGTCGTGCAGTCGCTCGGCGAGGACGTGGTCGTCTACGCCTCGGACTACCACCACTGGGACTGCAAGTTCCCCGACACGGTGAAGATCATCACCGAGCGCACGGACCTGAGCGACGCGAGCAAGCGCCGCATCCTCGAGGCCAACCCGCGGCGCCTCTACGCCATCGCCTGA
- a CDS encoding amidohydrolase — translation MFDTIIRGGRVVDGSGLPSRTADVGIKLGLVADVGRLSGARETIDADGLVVMPGIIDVHTHYDPQLTFEPFATSSCFHGVTAVVAGNCGYSIAPCARKDHDWLIELFARVEGMSPNVLREGLPWDWDTFPSLLKVLDGRLGINAAFYVGHSALRRFVMGDGASERPATAPELEHMRTLVRDAMTEGAAGFSSSQAPTHVDQAGRPVPSRRAPFEEVATLAEAAGERGPATIAFLAESAVQGYDAQDRERLIELARRSGLPVIVQGMGFRPGQRAKWEDQVRFLEEARQRGAAIFSMLRTQPFMRPFNWRRGTSLFDGVVHWRDLPDLPPAERLARLRDAKFREQLRWGLDHPNTDPKLGSTLPPPALDRVFVDRSAARPDAVGRSLAQLAQEQRAHPADVMCDLAVADDLETQFLWNSESPEWIAASAEAQQNPHMIVGTGDGGAHADRDDGAEWSTYYLRSWLLDRKILPLEEGVRRITRVPALLTGMRDRGTLVRGCPADIMMFDPTRLALGKKQLVRDMPGGEERWQVRPEGVVRVFVNGRTIVAGGELTGETAGRVLKIGTPPS, via the coding sequence ATGTTCGACACGATCATCAGGGGCGGCAGGGTAGTGGACGGCTCGGGCCTCCCCAGCCGCACCGCCGACGTCGGGATCAAGCTCGGCCTGGTCGCGGACGTCGGGCGGCTCTCCGGCGCGCGCGAGACGATCGATGCCGACGGGCTGGTCGTCATGCCGGGCATCATCGACGTGCACACCCACTACGATCCGCAGCTCACCTTCGAGCCGTTCGCCACCTCGTCGTGCTTCCACGGCGTCACCGCGGTCGTCGCCGGCAACTGCGGCTACTCGATCGCCCCCTGCGCGCGCAAGGACCACGACTGGCTGATCGAGCTCTTCGCCCGGGTCGAGGGGATGTCGCCGAACGTGCTCCGCGAGGGCCTCCCCTGGGACTGGGACACGTTCCCGTCCCTCCTCAAAGTGCTCGACGGCCGCCTCGGGATCAACGCCGCCTTCTACGTCGGCCACTCGGCGCTGCGCCGCTTCGTCATGGGCGACGGGGCCTCCGAGCGGCCGGCAACCGCCCCGGAGCTCGAGCACATGCGCACGCTCGTGCGCGATGCGATGACGGAAGGGGCCGCCGGCTTCTCCTCGTCGCAGGCGCCGACGCACGTCGACCAGGCCGGCCGGCCCGTGCCGTCGCGCCGCGCCCCGTTCGAGGAGGTCGCCACCCTGGCCGAGGCGGCGGGCGAGCGCGGCCCGGCGACCATCGCCTTCCTCGCCGAGAGCGCCGTGCAGGGCTACGACGCTCAGGACCGCGAGCGGCTCATCGAGCTCGCCCGCCGCTCCGGGCTTCCCGTCATCGTGCAGGGCATGGGCTTCCGTCCCGGCCAGCGGGCGAAGTGGGAGGACCAGGTGCGCTTCCTCGAAGAGGCGAGGCAGCGGGGCGCCGCCATCTTCTCGATGCTGCGCACGCAGCCGTTCATGCGCCCCTTCAACTGGCGGCGCGGGACCTCGCTGTTCGACGGGGTCGTCCACTGGCGCGATCTGCCCGACCTCCCCCCCGCCGAGCGCCTCGCGCGGCTCCGCGACGCGAAGTTCCGCGAGCAGCTCCGCTGGGGGCTCGACCACCCGAACACCGACCCGAAGCTGGGCTCGACGCTACCGCCCCCGGCGCTCGACCGCGTCTTCGTCGACCGCTCCGCGGCGCGCCCGGACGCGGTGGGAAGGAGCCTCGCGCAGCTCGCCCAGGAGCAGCGGGCGCATCCGGCCGACGTGATGTGCGACCTCGCCGTGGCGGACGACCTCGAGACGCAGTTCCTCTGGAACAGCGAGAGCCCCGAGTGGATCGCGGCCAGCGCGGAGGCGCAGCAGAACCCGCACATGATCGTCGGCACCGGTGACGGCGGGGCGCACGCCGATCGCGACGACGGCGCGGAGTGGTCCACCTACTACCTCCGCTCGTGGCTGCTCGATCGCAAGATCCTCCCGCTGGAGGAGGGCGTGCGCCGGATCACCCGCGTCCCGGCCCTGCTCACGGGCATGCGCGACCGCGGCACCCTGGTGCGGGGCTGCCCCGCCGACATCATGATGTTCGACCCGACCCGCCTCGCCCTCGGCAAGAAGCAGCTCGTGCGCGACATGCCCGGCGGGGAGGAGCGCTGGCAGGTGCGTCCCGAGGGCGTCGTGCGCGTCTTCGTGAACGGCAGGACGATCGTCGCGGGGGGCGAGCTGACCGGGGAGACCGCCGGCCGCGTCCTCAAGATCGGTACCCCTCCATCATGA